The Mycolicibacterium mucogenicum DSM 44124 genomic sequence GGGTGCTTGGGGTTTCGCGCCGTACACCGACCTGATGGCCGCTGTCGACGCGGCGTGCGCGCACCCGCGCATCGACAGCAGCCGGATCGCCGCGATGGGTGGCTCGTTCGGCGGCTACATGGCCAACTGGATCGCCGGGCACACCGACCGGTTCGCCGCCATCGTCACGCACGCCAGCCTGTGGGCGCTGGATCAGTTCGGGCCGACGACCGACGGCGCCTACTGGTGGGCCCGCGAGATGACACCCGAGATGGCCGAACGCAATTCACCGCACCGCCATGTCGAGAACATCACGACCCCGATGCTGGTGATCCACGGTGACAAGGACTATCGCGTCCCGATCGGTGAAGGCCTGCGGTTGTGGAACGACCTGCTGACCCGGTCGGGGCTCCCGGCCGACGACGCCGGCACCACCGCGCACCGCTACCTGTACTACCCGTCCGAAGGGCACTGGATCGCCGCGCCGCAGCACGCCAAGATCTGGTACCAGGTGGTGGCGGCATTCCTGTCCGAGCACGTGCGCAAGGAACACGTCGACCTGCCGGAGACCCTCGGTTAGGTTTGCAGCATGACCGCACCGCAGCGCGAATTCGACATCGTTCTCTATGGCGCCACCGGCTTCGTCGGGAAGCTGACCGCCCAGTACCTGGCCGAGAACGGAGGACAGGCGCGGATAGCGCTGGCGGGCCGGTCGATGGACAAACTGGCCGCGGTCCGCGACTCGCTCGGCGCGGCCGGGCAGGGCTGGGGCCTGATCCAGGCCGACGCCTCGTCGCAGCACACCCTCGATGCCATGGCCGAGCGGACCCAGGTGGTGGTCACCACGGTCGGGCCGTACCTCAAATACGGGCTGCCGCTCGTGGCGGCGTGCGCCGCGGCCGGTACCGACTACGCCGACCTCACCGGCGAGAGCCTGTTCATCCGGGAGAGCATCGACCTGTTCCACAAGCAGGCCGCCGACACGGGCGCCCGCATCGTGCATTCGTGCGGATTCGATTCCATCCCTTCGGATCTCACGGTCTATGCGCTGTTCAAGGCCGCCCAGGCGGACGGCGCCGGCGAGCTCACCGACACCGACTACGTGCTCCGCGGATTCTCCGGCGGGGTGTCGGGCGGCACCGTCGCCTCGATGCTCGAGCTGTTCACGCGGACGTCCGGTGACGAGGAACTGCGGCGGACCATGATGGATCCGTACACGCTGACCACCGATCGCGGCGCCGAGCCCGACCTCGGCCACCAGACCGACACGCCGTGGCGCCGGGGCCGGGACATCGCCCCCGAACTCGCCGGCACGTGGACCGGTGCCTTCGTCATGGCCGTCGCCAACACCCGCATCGTGCGGCGCAGCAACGCACTGCTGGACTGGGAGTACGGGCGCCGGTTGCGGTACGCGGAGCACATGAGCCTGGGGTCGTCGCCCATCGCGCCGGTGGCCTCGGCGCTGGGCACCGCGGCCAACGCGGCCGTCATGAACCTCGGCAGCCGCTTCTTCAACAAGCTGCCCCGTGGCCTCATCGACCGCGTCGTGCCGAAGCCCGGGACCGGGCCCAGCGAGCGGGCGCGCGACAAGGGCTACTACCGCGTCGAGACGTACACCCGCACCACCAGCGGCGCCCGGTACCGCTCGGTCATGGCGCAGCAGGGTGACCCGGGCTACAAGGCGACCGCGGTGCTGCTGGGCGAGAGCGGGCTGGCGCTGGCCCTCGACCGCGACCGGCTCTCGGACCTCAAGGGCGTCCTGACCCCGGCCGCGGCCATGGGCGATGTGTTGATCACCCGGCTGCCGGCCGCCGGCGTCACCTTCGAAACCGAGGCGCTGGGGCGCTGATTCGCGCAGCAAGCGCCGAAGTGCTGTGCCACGCCGCCGACCCGGCTAGTGTCGGCGGCGAGGCGCTTCACACACATCGGTGACGAGGGGAACATGCCATGGCTGGTCTTGACGAACTGCTCAATCAGATTCCGACACAAGAGATTGCGGCCAAGC encodes the following:
- a CDS encoding saccharopine dehydrogenase family protein; translated protein: MTAPQREFDIVLYGATGFVGKLTAQYLAENGGQARIALAGRSMDKLAAVRDSLGAAGQGWGLIQADASSQHTLDAMAERTQVVVTTVGPYLKYGLPLVAACAAAGTDYADLTGESLFIRESIDLFHKQAADTGARIVHSCGFDSIPSDLTVYALFKAAQADGAGELTDTDYVLRGFSGGVSGGTVASMLELFTRTSGDEELRRTMMDPYTLTTDRGAEPDLGHQTDTPWRRGRDIAPELAGTWTGAFVMAVANTRIVRRSNALLDWEYGRRLRYAEHMSLGSSPIAPVASALGTAANAAVMNLGSRFFNKLPRGLIDRVVPKPGTGPSERARDKGYYRVETYTRTTSGARYRSVMAQQGDPGYKATAVLLGESGLALALDRDRLSDLKGVLTPAAAMGDVLITRLPAAGVTFETEALGR